A single genomic interval of Carassius gibelio isolate Cgi1373 ecotype wild population from Czech Republic chromosome A22, carGib1.2-hapl.c, whole genome shotgun sequence harbors:
- the LOC127943261 gene encoding vascular cell adhesion protein 1-like, whose translation MNSALLLSLLLPVAVVSHVLDLPPKVLFKLGDRRELRCSMSSCPGKVKFVWKPLGDKPIYATIKTQDSVSVLVYDNVKKYHEYSLVCKATCEKETKQATATIQVYSFSRNPVISGHDSLKLGEKNVLRCEVSSVHPPELLTVQWLYEGEVLQTNEGEPESNYIFTPSSEDDGKVITCRASLNVDGIPLDEKTKETSVHMTVFSAPHNVKVSGATAVPLGSSLNLTCEAEGEPKPAFTWTALKPDGQSVEMGKHRDLLVHNVSLSDAATYQCDVRNDFGSQRANVSVVVQAPPMNTLIEASPQSILKEGESVNISCKSSVVPVTHVVLSSRVNGAKIELASSKEAETSLALLSVNLTDSGEFVCEAFNDYGSQETTLNLTVEAHLLEVVLQPDEVVLERGSRLVLSCQAFGCPQPKFSWKNLSNKPILRLLETDDLQSQLVFDLVELEDEGTFLCEVTCGSIKKSKQTEVKVFSFSRNPVISGHDSLKLGEKNVLRCEVSSVHPLEHLTVQWLYEGKVLQTDEGEPKRDTFSSNYIFTPSSEDDGKAITCRASLDVDGIPLDEKTKETSVHMTVFSAPHNVKISGATAVPLGSSLNLTCEAEGKPKPAFTWTAFKPDGQSVEMGKHRDLLVHNMSLSDAATYQCDVTNDFGSQRANVSVVVQAPPMNTLIEASPQSILKEGESVNISCKSSVVPVTHVVLSRRVNGAKIELASSKEAETSLALLSVNLTDSGEFVCEAFNDYGSQETTLNLTVEAHLLEVVLQPDKVVLERGSRLVLSCQAFGCPQPKFSWKNLSKTPILRRLETDDLQSQLVFDLVELEDEGTYLCEVTCGSIKKSKQTEVKVFYPPRVPRITVSPLTELKEGESVTISCLSDSFPVGRTVLNRVVDGIQTELMASDRLETLFTIPSLELDDSGIYICETSNMYGSRNDSVEITVKAPPRNMTVEIFPSTDVQEGQNITICCRSVSFPPPAVVLSKLDSEKHVYSLDGVFLLINLKPNDTGLYQINVTNYLGYETETFNINVIEKRVNPPFGWNDFFMPAISLGVAAALLGVVVYMWRARKKGSYDLAKCNPGTV comes from the exons ATGAATTCAGCTTTACTGCTGTCTTTGCTTCTACCAGTTGCAG TTGTTTCCCATGTACTGGACCTGCCGCCCAAAGTTCTGTTCAAACTGGGTGACAGGAGAGAGTTAAGATGTAGCATGTCATCTTGCCCCGGGAAGGTGAAGTTTGTTTGGAAGCCATTAGGAGACAAACCGATATACGCTACTATTAAAACACAGGACAGTGTATCTGTGCTGGTCTATGACAATGTGAAAAAGTATCACGAATACTCCTTAGTGTGCAAAGCAACCTGTGAAAAGGAGACAAAACAGGCGACAGCAACGATTCAAGTTTATT CTTTTTCAAGAAACCCAGTAATATCTGGACATGACAGCTTGAAACTGGGTGAGAAAAATGTCCTGCGCTGTGAAGTGTCTTCTGTACACCCTCCGGAGTTACTCACAGTGCAGTGGCTCTATGAAGGTGAAGTTCTTCAGACTAATGAGGGAGAACCTGAGAGTAATTACATATTCACACCTTCAAGTGAGGATGATGGGAAGGTGATAACATGCAGAGCATCACTTAATGTTGATGGTATACCACTTGATGAGAAGACCAAGGAGACGTCTGTACACATGACAGTTTTCT CTGCACCGCACAATGTTAAAGTATCTGGAGCGACCGCCGTCCCGCTGGGATCCAGTTTAAATTTGACCTGTGAGGCCGAGGGCGAGCCAAAGCCTGCGTTTACATGGACCGCTCTCAAACCAGATGGCCAGTCTGTGGAAATGGGAAAACATCGAGATCTCCTCGTACATAACGTGTCCCTATCAGATGCTGCTACTTACCAGTGTGACGTTAGAAATGACTTTGGAAGCCAAAGGGCCAATGTTTCAGTAGTCGTTCAAG caCCTCCTATGAATACCCTGATTGAAGCAAGTCCACAATCCATTCTGAAGGAAGGAGAATCTGTGAACATTTCCTGCAAGTCCAGCGTAGTCCCAGTGACACACGTGGTGCTCAGCAGCAGGGTGAATGGTGCAAAAATAGAGCTAGCGTCTAGTAAAGAGGCTGAAACATCATTAGCCCTCCTCTCTGTCAATCTGACCGACTCTGGAGAGTTTGTGTGTGAGGCTTTCAATGATTATGGCAGTCAGGAGACTACTCTCAATCTAACTGTTGAAG CTCATTTGCTAGAAGTGGTGTTACAACCGGACGAGGTCGTGTTGGAGAGAGGCTCCAGGCTGGTCCTCTCATGTCAGGCTTTCGGTTGCCCTCAACCCAAGTTCTCCTGGAAGAATCTTTCAAATAAGCCGATCCTCAGGCTACTTGAGACGGATGACTTACAGTCCCAGCTGGTGTTTGATCTAGTGGAGTTGGAAGATGAGGGAACTTTCCTTTGTGAGGTCACATGTGGCTCGATCAAGAAGTCCAAACAGACAGAAGTCAAGGTGTTTT CTTTTTCAAGAAACCCAGTAATATCTGGACATGACAGCTTGAAACTGGGTGAGAAAAATGTCCTGCGCTGTGAAGTGTCTTCTGTACACCCTCTGGAGCACCTCACAGTGCAGTGGCTCTATGAAGGTAAAGTTCTTCAGACTGATGAGGGAGAACCTAAGAGAGATACATTTTCAAGTAATTACATATTCACACCTTCAAGTGAGGATGATGGGAAGGCAATAACATGCAGAGCATCACTTGATGTTGATGGTATACCACTTGATGAGAAGACCAAGGAGACGTCTGTACACATGACAGTTTTCT CTGCACCGCACAATGTTAAAATATCTGGAGCGACCGCCGTCCCGCTGGGATCCAGTTTAAATTTGACCTGTGAGGCCGAGGGCAAGCCAAAGCCTGCGTTTACATGGACGGCTTTTAAACCAGATGGCCAGTCTGTGGAAATGGGAAAACATCGAGATCTCCTCGTACATAACATGTCCTTATCAGATGCTGCTACTTACCAGTGTGACGTTACAAATGACTTTGGAAGCCAAAGGGCCAATGTTTCAGTAGTCGTTCAAG caCCTCCTATGAATACCCTGATTGAAGCAAGTCCACAATCCATTCTGAAGGAAGGAGAATCTGTGAACATTTCCTGCAAGTCCAGCGTAGTCCCAGTGACACACGTGGTGCTCAGCAGGAGGGTGAATGGTGCAAAAATAGAGCTAGCGTCTAGTAAAGAGGCTGAAACATCATTAGCCCTCCTCTCTGTCAATCTGACCGACTCTGGAGAGTTTGTGTGTGAGGCTTTCAATGATTATGGCAGTCAGGAGACTACTCTCAATCTAACTGTTGAAG CTCATTTGCTAGAAGTTGTGTTACAACCGGACAAGGTCGTGTTAGAGAGAGGCTCCAGGCTGGTCCTCTCATGTCAGGCTTTCGGTTGCCCTCAACCCAAGTTCTCCTGGAAGAATCTTTCAAAAACGCCGATCCTCAGGCGACTTGAGACGGATGACTTACAGTCCCAGCTGGTGTTTGATCTAGTGGAGTTGGAAGATGAGGGAACTTACCTTTGTGAGGTCACATGTGGCTCGATCAAGAAGTCCAAACAGACAGAAGTCAAGGTGTTTT ATCCCCCGAGAGTGCCCAGAATCACTGTGAGCCCACTGACGGAATTGAAGGAAGGAGAATCCGTGACCATTTCTTGCCTTTCCGACAGCTTTCCAGTGGGGCGTACGGTGCTGAACAGGGTGGTGGACGGCATACAAACAGAATTAATGGCCAGTGATAGGCTTGAAACATTGTTTACCATTCCTTCGCTTGAGCTGGATGACTCTGGCATCTATATTTGTGAAACTTCTAACATGTATGGAAGCCGCAATGATAGTGTGGAGATTACAGTAAAAG CACCACCCAGGAATATGACAGTGGAGATCTTTCCATCCACGGATGTTCAGGAGGGGCAGAATATCACCATCTGTTGTCGCTCCGTGAGCTTCCCTCCACCTGCGGTTGTCCTCAGTAAGCTGGATAGTGAGAAACATGTCTACTCTCTTGATGGTGTATTCCTACTGATCAACCTCAAACCCAACGACACAGGCTTATATCAGATCAACGTCACCAACTATCTGGGCTACGAGACAGAGACTTTTAATATCAATGTGATAG AGAAAAGAGTCAACCCTCCATTTGGctggaatgatttttttatgcCTGCGATTAGCCTGGGAGTTGCTGCTGCGCTGCTCGGTGTTGTGGTGTACATGTGGAGAGCTAGAAAGAAGGGATCTTACGACCTTGCCAAATGTAATCCAGGTACCGTGTAG